In a single window of the Petrotoga olearia DSM 13574 genome:
- a CDS encoding XdhC family protein: MNEAILKAIDKALKEGPEGVLCTVVEEKGSTPRSMGAKMWLAADGSTIGTIGGGIVEHHVIDEALKLLKSNAQVLFYRESLNAKEAGDEGAICGGSLGVFLEVIGQNREVVIFGAGHVGKALARVATLTGYKVTVWDDRRDFANEDNIPWGHVVCSPLKEALDNEIRLHNKSYVVVVTRGHAVDKEIVQALENKPFAYLGVIGSKHKIAEMKKNLLKVGVSQHFLDKIHAPIGLPIKAETPEELAISILAELIAVEKGADLSTLRLPFYNTIGSKETSSVQN, from the coding sequence ATGAACGAAGCCATTCTAAAAGCAATAGATAAAGCTCTTAAAGAAGGACCTGAAGGGGTTTTGTGTACAGTCGTTGAAGAAAAGGGATCTACTCCTCGTAGTATGGGAGCCAAAATGTGGCTTGCTGCAGACGGCAGTACAATTGGAACCATAGGAGGAGGCATAGTCGAACATCACGTAATCGATGAAGCCCTCAAGTTACTTAAAAGCAATGCTCAAGTTCTTTTTTATAGGGAATCGCTCAACGCAAAAGAAGCGGGAGACGAAGGTGCCATCTGTGGGGGAAGCTTGGGAGTGTTCCTCGAAGTAATAGGGCAAAATCGAGAAGTTGTTATTTTCGGTGCAGGGCACGTGGGTAAAGCTTTGGCGCGTGTAGCGACCTTAACTGGCTACAAGGTAACGGTATGGGACGATCGAAGAGATTTTGCAAATGAGGATAATATACCCTGGGGACATGTGGTTTGCTCTCCATTAAAAGAGGCCTTGGATAATGAAATACGCTTACACAACAAAAGTTATGTTGTGGTAGTAACCAGGGGACATGCTGTTGACAAAGAGATAGTACAAGCACTAGAGAATAAACCATTTGCCTATCTTGGCGTCATAGGCTCAAAGCACAAGATTGCTGAAATGAAGAAAAATCTTCTCAAAGTTGGCGTCTCCCAACACTTTTTGGACAAGATTCATGCCCCCATAGGTCTACCAATTAAGGCAGAAACACCAGAAGAATTAGCCATATCGATACTTGCTGAATTAATAGCTGTGGAAAAAGGTGCTGATCTAAGCACACTCCGTCTTCCATTCTACAACACAATTGGAAGCAAAGAAACAAGCAGTGTACAAAATTGA
- a CDS encoding xanthine dehydrogenase family protein molybdopterin-binding subunit: protein MLYAKVLRTKYPSAKILNINLDEAKKIPGVKAIITAKDIPNNEFGVIIPDQQVLAKERTYFIGDGIALVAAETPEIAKKAVESIKVEYMELPGIFDPLESRNAPTIHEDKDNNQVIHHKLRKGDVEEGFKRSDVILEREYQTQFVEHAYLEPEVVIAVPYENNSVVTIYGSIQNPFACRNAVASVLKIGFNQVRIVQNHIGGSFGGKDEVISSMAARAAVLALKTNRPVKLKNTREESIIESYKRHPYKLKYKVGATKDGQLLAMEIEAIADSGAYACQTPFVTWRSVVQATGPYEIPHVKTDTYGYYTNNVYTGAMRGYGSPQVIFANESLMDELAQELGMNPLELRLKNIFHDNSVTASGQKLDNHKVSLEEVIKKATDSINFLEKYKEYSKEQTGDKRKGIGMAISYRGCSLGAEAVDAAGVILSIQKDGTLYFYSGLAENGQGLKTAFSQIVAEELGIDIEKINFMVVDTLISPDSGSTVASRATLVGGNATLDAAKKLKQKLTDFLIEKYNLSHKELIFKDNSIYTPNQIKLMSFDEAASSAYNSGVFLSSYGWYKSPEISWDEETGQGRPYFTYVYGCQIAEVEVDISTGEIKVLKMVAAHDVGRAINPASVLGQFYGGISMGLGYGIMEELDTDEGYINNTNFDEYLIPTVKDMPDITPIIVENPDPSGPYGAKSVGEPTLELGAAAIANAVAQATGKRIRSLPINLEKIVVGHSLKKGRKKK from the coding sequence ATGTTGTATGCAAAGGTTCTAAGAACTAAGTATCCTTCTGCAAAAATATTGAACATAAACTTAGATGAAGCTAAAAAGATTCCTGGGGTAAAAGCAATTATAACTGCAAAAGATATACCAAATAACGAATTTGGTGTTATCATCCCAGACCAACAAGTTTTGGCTAAAGAAAGGACTTATTTCATAGGTGATGGAATAGCCTTGGTCGCTGCAGAAACTCCTGAGATAGCAAAAAAAGCGGTTGAAAGTATAAAAGTAGAATACATGGAGCTCCCTGGAATTTTTGATCCATTAGAGTCAAGAAATGCACCAACTATCCATGAAGATAAAGACAATAATCAGGTCATTCACCATAAACTTAGAAAAGGAGATGTAGAAGAAGGATTTAAAAGATCTGATGTAATTTTGGAAAGAGAGTATCAAACCCAATTTGTTGAGCATGCATACTTAGAACCTGAGGTTGTAATTGCCGTTCCTTATGAAAACAACAGTGTGGTTACTATATATGGGTCTATACAAAACCCTTTTGCTTGTCGTAACGCAGTTGCCTCTGTTCTTAAAATCGGATTCAACCAAGTTAGAATAGTTCAAAATCACATAGGAGGTTCGTTTGGTGGTAAAGATGAAGTAATTTCTTCTATGGCTGCTCGAGCTGCTGTTCTAGCTTTGAAAACGAATAGACCTGTAAAATTAAAAAATACTAGGGAAGAATCAATTATCGAAAGTTATAAAAGGCATCCTTACAAACTGAAATACAAAGTCGGAGCAACAAAAGATGGCCAGTTACTGGCTATGGAAATTGAGGCAATTGCAGACAGTGGAGCTTACGCCTGTCAAACGCCATTTGTTACCTGGAGATCTGTTGTTCAAGCTACTGGTCCTTATGAAATTCCACACGTTAAGACAGACACTTATGGATACTATACCAACAATGTATACACTGGAGCCATGCGTGGATACGGTTCTCCTCAAGTTATATTTGCCAATGAATCCCTAATGGATGAATTAGCTCAAGAACTTGGGATGAATCCCTTGGAACTTAGATTGAAAAATATTTTTCACGATAATTCTGTAACAGCAAGTGGCCAAAAACTTGATAATCACAAAGTCAGTCTCGAAGAAGTGATTAAAAAAGCCACTGATTCGATCAATTTTTTAGAGAAATACAAAGAATACAGTAAAGAACAAACAGGAGATAAAAGGAAAGGAATAGGAATGGCTATAAGTTATAGAGGTTGTAGTTTAGGAGCAGAAGCTGTTGATGCCGCTGGTGTCATATTATCCATACAAAAAGATGGAACATTATATTTCTACAGCGGTTTAGCTGAAAACGGACAAGGTCTTAAAACTGCCTTCTCTCAAATTGTAGCCGAGGAATTAGGAATAGATATTGAAAAGATCAACTTTATGGTCGTTGATACATTAATTTCTCCAGATAGCGGTTCTACGGTGGCTTCTCGTGCGACATTGGTTGGTGGGAATGCAACACTCGATGCTGCTAAAAAGCTTAAGCAGAAATTAACTGATTTTCTTATAGAAAAATATAATTTATCCCACAAAGAATTAATATTTAAAGACAATTCGATTTATACTCCAAATCAAATAAAATTAATGTCTTTTGATGAAGCCGCTTCCAGTGCATACAACTCTGGCGTCTTTTTATCTTCATATGGTTGGTACAAATCACCTGAGATAAGTTGGGATGAAGAAACAGGGCAAGGCAGACCCTATTTTACATATGTTTATGGATGTCAGATAGCAGAAGTTGAAGTTGATATCAGCACTGGTGAGATAAAAGTTTTGAAAATGGTGGCTGCTCATGATGTTGGAAGAGCTATCAATCCAGCAAGCGTTCTTGGTCAATTTTATGGTGGAATATCGATGGGTCTTGGATACGGAATCATGGAAGAGTTGGATACAGACGAGGGATACATCAACAACACCAATTTTGACGAATATTTGATACCCACAGTAAAAGATATGCCTGATATAACTCCCATTATAGTTGAAAATCCTGATCCTAGTGGGCCTTACGGAGCAAAATCCGTAGGAGAACCCACCTTAGAGTTAGGTGCAGCTGCCATAGCTAATGCGGTTGCTCAAGCAACTGGTAAAAGAATAAGATCCTTACCCATAAACTTGGAGAAAATTGTAGTAGGTCATTCTTTGAAAAAAGGAAGGAAGAAAAAATGA
- the ssnA gene encoding putative aminohydrolase SsnA — protein sequence MLLIGNATVLTFDEEIPIINNGAVLIEGKKIKEIGETEVLLHKYPNAVFKNAQDKVLMPGLINTHTHLYSTFARGMNLKTDTSPQNFLEILEKLWWRLDNTLNENDIYYSALFAILECIKNGVTTIFDHHASFNYIDGSLDIIAQAAMEAGIRANLCYEVSDRHGQTKRYASLKENERFIRKIQVSQNDKLGGMIGLHASFTLEDRTLNKASELADELHVPFHIHVAEGREDLQDSVKRGYMGVVDRLTKFKILRPHTLAAHGVHIKKEEIPMLKKSGAWVVHNPESNMGNAVGAAPIKDFFDHEILTGLGTDAYTHDMFESIKVANLLQKHQSGDPQAGWNEVYNMAFNNNIQIVSNLLGVEIGKIKENFRADLIIVDYIPPTPIEKDNVYSHILFGMNGGMVETVIIDGKIIMDDREVTVLDYERIHRRTREQARRFWERF from the coding sequence ATGTTGTTAATAGGCAACGCCACTGTTCTCACCTTTGACGAAGAAATTCCTATAATTAATAATGGTGCTGTGTTAATAGAGGGCAAAAAAATAAAAGAAATAGGAGAAACTGAAGTTTTACTTCATAAATATCCAAACGCTGTTTTCAAAAACGCCCAAGATAAAGTTCTAATGCCTGGTTTAATAAACACTCACACTCACCTGTACAGTACTTTTGCCAGAGGAATGAACTTAAAAACTGACACTTCCCCACAAAACTTTCTAGAAATATTAGAAAAATTATGGTGGCGACTGGACAACACTTTAAACGAGAATGATATTTATTATAGTGCGTTATTTGCAATTTTAGAGTGTATAAAAAACGGAGTTACCACCATTTTTGACCATCATGCAAGCTTTAATTATATAGATGGCAGTTTGGACATCATTGCACAAGCAGCAATGGAAGCTGGTATAAGGGCTAATCTTTGTTATGAAGTATCAGATAGACATGGTCAGACTAAACGCTATGCATCTCTGAAAGAAAATGAAAGGTTTATTAGAAAGATTCAGGTTTCTCAAAATGATAAGTTAGGTGGAATGATTGGGTTACATGCTTCTTTTACACTTGAAGATAGAACCTTAAATAAGGCTTCAGAATTAGCAGACGAGTTACACGTTCCGTTTCATATCCACGTTGCTGAGGGGAGAGAAGATTTACAGGACAGCGTAAAAAGAGGTTACATGGGTGTAGTCGATAGATTAACGAAATTTAAAATATTAAGGCCACATACCTTAGCTGCTCATGGTGTTCATATCAAGAAAGAAGAGATTCCTATGTTGAAGAAGAGTGGTGCGTGGGTTGTTCACAATCCAGAATCAAACATGGGGAACGCGGTAGGAGCAGCTCCAATAAAAGATTTTTTTGATCACGAAATCCTAACCGGTCTGGGAACAGATGCTTATACACACGATATGTTCGAAAGTATAAAGGTTGCAAACTTGCTCCAAAAACATCAATCGGGTGATCCACAAGCGGGGTGGAACGAAGTTTACAACATGGCCTTTAATAACAATATACAAATTGTTTCCAACCTATTAGGTGTCGAAATTGGAAAAATAAAAGAAAATTTTCGTGCGGATTTAATAATAGTGGATTATATTCCTCCAACTCCAATAGAAAAAGATAACGTTTATTCTCATATCCTTTTTGGAATGAACGGGGGAATGGTTGAAACAGTTATTATTGACGGCAAAATTATTATGGATGATCGGGAGGTGACGGTTTTAGATTATGAAAGAATACACAGGAGAACTAGGGAGCAAGCAAGAAGATTTTGGGAGAGATTCTGA
- the hydA gene encoding dihydropyrimidinase, with product MLIKNGIVVTATKTEKKEIRILDEKIKQIESNLTPFMDEEVIDASGKYVFPGIIDSHTHFSLHARGTTSIDNFYWGGRSAALGGVTTHIDFADMEAASLMKGLENRLEETRDSVIDFHFHIVINNNFDPLKQNHQLKEIRDFGISSLKAFTTYKNIYMLSSDKWEPLFKAAGDNDLIVAVHAEDNEIIEQNIMNFQKENKLDAQYHPDIRPSEAEQKAVKKICEIAHKTNASLYIVHLSSKKGYQVVKEYKNLKNFKLYVETTPHYLLLTRELLKGPKARFYFMTPPLRESLDNEALWEGIQKGLIDVIATDHCAYNAEQKSKGENSLDIFPGIPGVETLLPLTYTYGVNKGLISINRLVELLSTNPAKIFKLYPQKGTIAIDSDADLVIFDPNLKKVLNSSNTHSKAGYTPFEGFEVDGLPVTTILRGKVIVKDRNFLGEKGFGRFIKAI from the coding sequence GTGTTAATCAAAAACGGTATCGTAGTTACTGCCACAAAAACTGAAAAAAAAGAAATTAGAATATTGGACGAAAAGATAAAACAAATAGAATCTAATTTAACTCCTTTTATGGATGAAGAGGTAATAGATGCAAGCGGAAAGTATGTTTTTCCTGGAATTATAGATAGTCATACACATTTTAGCTTGCATGCTAGAGGTACAACCAGTATAGATAATTTCTATTGGGGAGGGCGATCGGCTGCTTTAGGAGGAGTAACCACACACATAGATTTTGCTGATATGGAAGCTGCGTCTTTGATGAAAGGATTAGAAAATAGATTAGAAGAAACTAGAGATTCCGTGATTGATTTTCATTTTCATATAGTTATTAACAACAACTTCGACCCACTTAAGCAAAATCATCAGCTTAAGGAGATTAGAGATTTTGGAATATCTAGTTTAAAAGCATTCACTACCTACAAAAATATATATATGCTGTCTTCTGACAAATGGGAGCCTTTATTTAAGGCAGCTGGAGATAATGACTTAATAGTAGCTGTTCATGCTGAAGATAATGAAATTATTGAACAAAATATTATGAATTTCCAAAAAGAAAATAAATTAGATGCTCAATATCATCCAGATATTAGGCCGAGTGAAGCTGAGCAAAAGGCAGTTAAAAAAATTTGTGAGATTGCTCATAAAACTAATGCTTCGCTATACATAGTACATCTTTCATCAAAAAAAGGTTATCAGGTAGTTAAAGAGTATAAAAATCTAAAAAATTTTAAATTGTATGTTGAAACCACACCTCACTATCTCTTATTAACAAGAGAATTATTAAAAGGTCCTAAAGCCAGATTTTATTTTATGACTCCTCCATTGAGAGAAAGTCTAGATAACGAAGCTTTGTGGGAAGGAATTCAAAAAGGCCTGATAGACGTAATTGCCACAGACCACTGCGCTTACAATGCAGAACAAAAATCAAAAGGTGAAAATTCACTGGATATCTTTCCTGGTATTCCAGGAGTGGAAACACTTCTTCCTTTGACCTATACATACGGGGTAAATAAAGGTTTAATTTCTATAAACAGACTAGTTGAACTCCTTTCCACTAATCCAGCAAAAATTTTCAAATTATATCCACAAAAAGGAACAATAGCTATAGATTCTGACGCTGATTTAGTTATTTTCGATCCAAATTTAAAGAAAGTATTAAACAGCTCTAACACTCATTCAAAGGCGGGATACACTCCTTTTGAAGGATTTGAAGTAGATGGTCTCCCCGTTACAACCATTTTAAGGGGAAAAGTAATCGTAAAAGATAGAAATTTCCTAGGAGAAAAAGGTTTTGGAAGGTTTATAAAAGCTATATAA
- a CDS encoding 8-oxoguanine deaminase — translation MSNILIKNAKVITTMNAKKDQLKDHDILIKDKIIHKISRNIDVSDEQIDEVIDGSKYYVYPGLINTHHHFYQTFTRNIPQVQNVELFDWLKFLYHIWSRLTPEVVYYSTLVATAELLKTGCTTSVDHFYVFPKNQPPDLLDNEFYAAKEIGIRLHGSRGSMSLSEKDGGLPPDSVVQTEKEILKDSQRVIEKFHDPSPFAMHRVVLAPCSPFSVTSTLLYESIQLAREYSVCSHTHLAETKDEERFCIDAFGKRPLEYMESLDWLGSDVWFAHGVHFNEEEIAKLALTKTGVAHCPVSNSKLASGAAKIPSMLKKGVKVSLAVDGSASNDSSNMILEMKTAFLMSRLIYGINAITSEDVLHIATKGGSEVINQPEIGSLEEGKAADMFLVRWDRLGYTGGIYDPISMIINTGDSQIVDITIVNGEIVVKDGELVKVDEGKIIEKANKLSKRMLEA, via the coding sequence ATGTCGAACATATTGATAAAAAATGCTAAAGTCATAACCACTATGAACGCGAAGAAGGATCAATTGAAGGATCACGATATTTTAATTAAAGATAAGATAATACATAAAATTTCCCGAAATATAGATGTGTCAGACGAACAAATTGATGAAGTTATAGATGGCTCCAAATATTATGTATATCCAGGATTAATTAACACACATCATCATTTCTATCAAACCTTTACAAGAAACATTCCTCAAGTACAAAATGTCGAATTATTTGATTGGTTAAAGTTTTTGTATCATATTTGGTCAAGGTTGACACCAGAGGTTGTGTACTACAGTACTTTAGTGGCAACAGCTGAATTACTAAAAACTGGTTGCACGACATCGGTTGATCATTTCTATGTATTTCCGAAAAATCAACCACCAGATCTTCTTGACAACGAATTTTATGCTGCGAAAGAAATTGGAATCAGATTACATGGAAGTAGAGGAAGTATGTCATTGAGTGAAAAAGATGGAGGACTTCCTCCTGATTCAGTAGTTCAAACAGAAAAAGAAATATTGAAAGATTCCCAAAGAGTTATTGAAAAATTTCATGATCCTTCTCCATTTGCCATGCATAGAGTCGTTCTAGCTCCATGCTCTCCATTCTCTGTAACTTCTACACTTCTCTACGAATCTATTCAATTAGCAAGAGAATATAGTGTTTGTAGTCATACACATCTAGCTGAAACAAAAGACGAAGAGAGATTTTGTATAGATGCCTTTGGTAAGAGACCTTTAGAATACATGGAGAGTCTAGATTGGTTAGGTTCTGATGTATGGTTTGCCCATGGAGTTCATTTCAACGAAGAAGAGATAGCTAAACTGGCATTAACTAAAACAGGGGTTGCTCACTGCCCCGTTTCTAATTCAAAACTAGCCTCTGGGGCTGCAAAGATCCCTTCTATGTTAAAAAAGGGTGTTAAAGTAAGCCTAGCTGTCGATGGGAGTGCAAGCAACGATTCTTCTAATATGATTTTAGAAATGAAAACTGCTTTTTTGATGAGCAGATTAATTTACGGTATCAACGCTATTACCTCTGAAGATGTGTTGCATATAGCCACAAAAGGTGGAAGTGAAGTTATAAACCAACCAGAAATTGGAAGTTTAGAAGAAGGTAAAGCGGCAGATATGTTCTTGGTTCGTTGGGATCGATTAGGTTATACGGGAGGCATTTACGACCCTATTTCAATGATTATTAATACAGGTGATTCTCAAATTGTAGATATTACGATAGTCAATGGAGAAATAGTTGTAAAAGATGGTGAACTTGTTAAAGTTGATGAAGGAAAAATCATCGAAAAGGCTAATAAACTATCTAAAAGGATGCTCGAGGCCTAA
- a CDS encoding (2Fe-2S)-binding protein translates to MRKIEVTLYVNNTKETLQVEPTERLLDTLRNQLKLTSVKEGCAVGECGACTVILNGEAVHSCLILTAQIDGYEVLTIEGLEVNGKLDPIQQSFIDHQAVQCGFCTPGMIMSAKALLNKNPNPSKEEIKTAIEGNLCRCTGYQQIVEAIEAVTQIKEG, encoded by the coding sequence ATGAGAAAAATTGAAGTAACTCTCTATGTGAACAATACAAAAGAGACATTACAAGTGGAACCAACGGAGCGACTTCTTGATACTCTACGTAATCAGTTGAAATTAACAAGTGTAAAAGAAGGATGTGCAGTAGGCGAATGTGGAGCTTGTACTGTTATTTTAAATGGTGAAGCTGTTCATTCATGTTTAATATTAACAGCTCAAATTGATGGTTATGAAGTTCTTACGATCGAGGGGTTGGAAGTTAATGGAAAATTAGATCCAATTCAACAATCTTTTATTGATCATCAAGCCGTTCAATGTGGTTTTTGTACACCTGGAATGATTATGTCCGCCAAGGCTTTGTTGAATAAAAATCCCAATCCCTCAAAGGAAGAAATAAAAACTGCAATAGAAGGAAATCTCTGTAGATGTACTGGATATCAGCAAATAGTCGAAGCAATAGAAGCAGTTACACAAATAAAGGAAGGCTGA
- a CDS encoding FAD binding domain-containing protein gives MIEYDFLIAKDVDSALEYMHKYENIKVLAGGTDILVDIHKESKRLEKFDYILDISNIKGLQYINEKEDNVELGALCTHTMLIQSNVINKYFPFLVTAAKSIGSVQIRNRGTVGGNISNASPAADLIPPLMALNSKIELSSINGKRYIPLDQYIVGPYKTSKNQDELLTKIIIPKVDENYRFSFQKIGRRRALNIARLNLAVVAKINEQDSKIEDIRIVPGSATPFPIRFKNIEREILNQKANQLNLEELAKKIGDEMVKITGERWSTPYKKPALGAIFKKAIMEISNSSQRF, from the coding sequence ATGATTGAATATGATTTTTTAATTGCTAAAGATGTTGATTCTGCTTTAGAATATATGCATAAATATGAAAATATAAAGGTATTAGCTGGTGGAACTGATATACTGGTAGATATACATAAAGAAAGTAAAAGATTAGAAAAATTTGATTATATATTGGATATTTCTAATATCAAAGGTCTTCAATATATAAATGAAAAGGAAGATAATGTCGAGTTGGGAGCTTTGTGTACGCATACAATGTTAATCCAATCAAACGTTATCAACAAATATTTCCCATTTCTCGTAACTGCAGCAAAAAGTATAGGTTCCGTTCAGATTAGAAACAGAGGTACCGTTGGAGGAAATATATCCAACGCATCTCCAGCAGCTGATTTAATTCCTCCTTTGATGGCTTTAAATTCTAAGATAGAGCTAAGCTCCATAAATGGGAAAAGATATATACCCTTAGATCAGTATATTGTAGGACCTTACAAGACTAGTAAAAATCAAGATGAACTCTTAACTAAAATAATAATACCAAAAGTAGATGAAAATTATCGTTTTAGTTTTCAAAAAATTGGAAGAAGAAGAGCTTTGAATATAGCAAGACTAAACTTAGCTGTGGTTGCAAAAATAAATGAACAAGACTCAAAAATTGAAGATATAAGAATAGTTCCAGGTTCTGCAACACCTTTTCCGATAAGATTTAAGAATATAGAAAGGGAAATACTAAATCAAAAAGCCAATCAATTAAATTTGGAAGAGTTAGCAAAAAAAATAGGTGACGAAATGGTGAAAATAACTGGCGAAAGATGGTCTACTCCCTACAAAAAGCCTGCCTTAGGGGCAATTTTCAAAAAGGCTATCATGGAGATTTCAAACTCAAGCCAAAGATTTTGA
- a CDS encoding FAD binding domain-containing protein, with amino-acid sequence MKEYTGELGSKQEDFGRDSDDYFAPTTLKEATEILAKYSPNIKIIAGGTDVLVDYFDRLYEIERWISLKNLYELKKIEINDDRIEVGALVTHEELEKSEIIQKCLPLISQAALDVGSPQIRNRGTIGGNIANSSPAGDLLPPLIAYDAVFKITSQNETCEVPAKEFFLGPKKNVLGKNEIIEKIIIPMPQKHTYGKWLKVGKRNALIISSITLALIITFNDDERIKTVKCSLGSVAPVPIEISQIQPLMVGKRLNELDYSQIGKVVSDNISPIDDIRGTKEYRREVAKNLTISALNEIERMVRVD; translated from the coding sequence ATGAAAGAATACACAGGAGAACTAGGGAGCAAGCAAGAAGATTTTGGGAGAGATTCTGATGATTACTTTGCTCCCACCACATTGAAAGAAGCCACAGAGATTCTCGCAAAATACAGCCCCAACATCAAAATCATCGCGGGTGGAACAGATGTTTTGGTAGATTACTTTGACCGCCTTTATGAAATAGAAAGGTGGATCAGCTTAAAGAACCTCTATGAACTGAAAAAAATTGAAATAAACGATGATCGAATAGAAGTTGGCGCTCTAGTCACACACGAGGAATTAGAAAAATCTGAGATTATACAAAAATGTTTACCGCTAATAAGTCAAGCTGCCTTGGATGTTGGTTCACCACAGATTAGAAACAGGGGTACCATTGGTGGTAATATTGCAAATTCTTCCCCAGCAGGAGATTTATTGCCTCCCTTAATAGCTTACGATGCTGTATTCAAAATAACTTCCCAAAATGAAACCTGTGAGGTACCTGCAAAAGAGTTTTTTCTAGGGCCTAAAAAAAATGTACTTGGAAAGAATGAAATCATAGAAAAAATTATCATTCCAATGCCTCAAAAACACACTTATGGAAAATGGTTAAAAGTTGGAAAAAGAAACGCCTTGATAATTTCAAGTATCACATTGGCTCTTATAATTACCTTCAATGATGATGAACGCATAAAAACAGTTAAATGTTCTCTTGGCTCTGTCGCTCCAGTTCCAATTGAGATATCACAAATTCAACCTCTTATGGTTGGAAAAAGGTTAAACGAATTAGACTATTCTCAGATTGGAAAAGTAGTCTCCGATAACATTTCACCAATAGACGACATAAGAGGTACCAAAGAATATCGAAGGGAAGTTGCTAAAAATCTAACAATTAGCGCATTAAATGAGATAGAAAGGATGGTGAGGGTAGATTGA
- a CDS encoding ornithine carbamoyltransferase, with product MNTLFRGKDFITTQEWSKEELETVFELSNELKMRFALGEPTDHLLRSKTIFMMFFEQSTRTRNSIEAGITQLGGHAHDLTPDKMQLSHGESAKDTAIVLSRFGHAIAIRNCFFGIGNNYMREVAKYADVPVINLQDDFYHPLQGLADLMTIKEKCGNDLRNIKVTISWAYATSHAKPLSVPQTQALLFTRYGMDVTIAHPKEFPLMPELMEQAKQNAEKHGGGLKFTNDMDEAFDGAQIVIPKNWGGFLGVEDPDTDEGKKQMKENLEKHKDWICDERRMSLADKDVLYMHAMPADRGKEVTDPVIDGPHSIIYDEAENRLHTAKAIMALTMGGRP from the coding sequence ATGAACACACTTTTTAGGGGAAAGGATTTTATAACTACACAAGAGTGGAGTAAAGAAGAATTAGAAACTGTTTTTGAATTATCTAATGAACTTAAAATGAGGTTTGCATTAGGAGAACCTACTGATCATTTGTTAAGATCAAAAACAATCTTCATGATGTTTTTCGAACAATCTACACGAACTCGAAATTCTATAGAAGCTGGTATCACTCAACTGGGAGGACATGCTCATGATCTGACCCCGGATAAGATGCAACTTTCTCACGGAGAATCGGCAAAGGATACTGCTATTGTTTTGAGTCGCTTTGGACACGCAATAGCAATAAGAAACTGTTTCTTTGGAATCGGCAACAATTACATGAGAGAGGTTGCAAAATATGCGGATGTACCTGTTATTAACCTTCAAGATGATTTCTACCATCCTTTACAAGGTTTGGCGGATTTGATGACAATAAAAGAAAAATGTGGTAATGATCTTAGAAATATTAAAGTCACTATATCTTGGGCTTATGCAACATCCCATGCAAAACCTTTGTCCGTACCTCAAACACAAGCATTACTATTTACAAGATATGGAATGGACGTAACTATCGCTCATCCAAAAGAATTCCCACTTATGCCCGAACTCATGGAGCAAGCAAAACAAAACGCAGAAAAACATGGCGGAGGTTTAAAGTTCACAAACGATATGGATGAGGCTTTCGATGGGGCACAAATTGTAATTCCAAAGAATTGGGGTGGATTTTTGGGAGTCGAAGATCCTGATACAGATGAAGGAAAAAAACAGATGAAGGAAAATCTTGAAAAACACAAAGATTGGATCTGTGATGAAAGAAGAATGTCTTTAGCCGATAAAGATGTTCTTTATATGCACGCGATGCCTGCAGACAGAGGTAAAGAAGTAACAGATCCTGTTATAGATGGCCCTCATTCTATAATATACGATGAAGCTGAAAATCGTTTACATACAGCAAAAGCAATCATGGCTTTGACTATGGGAGGAAGGCCCTGA